From the Cherax quadricarinatus isolate ZL_2023a chromosome 34, ASM3850222v1, whole genome shotgun sequence genome, one window contains:
- the LOC128693773 gene encoding cuticle protein CP14.6-like, protein MKFVILTVVVAVANAAPQYAAPQAPSRYSESSEEVAILKHDFVQGDNGDYKLDVETANGIVVAQSGSSDGPEGAVVKSGQYSYTAPDGTHVVVKFVADENGYQPQSDLLPVAPAFPHPIPQFVLDQIAFAAEEDAARARGKSSGPSATYGAPQ, encoded by the exons ATGAAGTTT GTAATTCTCACTGTAGTTGTGGCTGTGGCCAACGCTGCACCTCAGTACGCAGCCCCTCAGGCTCCTAGTCGCTACAGTGAATCAAGCGAAGAGGTGGCCATTCTGAAACACGATTTTGTACAGGGAGACAACGGCGATTACAAGCTTGACGTAGAGACTGCTAACGGCATCGTCGTTGCCCAGTCCGGCTCTTCCGATGGTCCAGAAGGCGCTGTAGTCAAGTCTGGACAATATTC GTACACTGCTCCTGACGGCACTCACGTCGTTGTAAAGTTCGTCGCTGACGAAAACGGCTACCAGCCACAGTCTGATCTGCTGCCAGTGGCTCCTGCCTTCCCACATCCAATCCCTCAGTTCGTGTTGGACcagatcgcctttgctgctgagGAAGACGCTGCCCGCGCTCGCGGCAAGTCCTCTGGTCCTTCTGCCACGTATGGTGCTCCTCAGTAA